Proteins from a genomic interval of Rosa chinensis cultivar Old Blush chromosome 2, RchiOBHm-V2, whole genome shotgun sequence:
- the LOC112189458 gene encoding asparagine--tRNA ligase, chloroplastic/mitochondrial isoform X3: MAAAAFAPPSSSLRLRFLSFYPIRPILPHSKPPIFPPFLPRPFPPSAPPRRSFCTVVAAALHSGGAAERTKPEISEKWKDRVGEFRKKLKVADIKGGPDEGLDRLGQTLVVTGWVRTLRVQSSVTFIEVNDGSCLSNMQCVMGSDAEGYDQVESGSITTGASVWVQGVVATSQGSKQKVELKVKKIVMIGKSDPSYPIQKKRVSREFLRTKAHLRPRTNTFGAVARVRNALAYATHNFFQENGFVWVSSPIITGSDCEGAGEQFCVTTLIPSSNEVSDSPIDGIPKKEDGRVDWSQDFFGKPAFLTVSGQLNAETYATALSDVYTFGPTFRAENSNTSRHLAEFWMIEPELAFADLNDDMACATAYLQYVVRHVLDNCKEDMDFFNTWIEKGIIDRLTDVAEKDFVQLTYTDAVELLLKTKKKFEFPVKWGCDLQSEHERYLTEEAFSGCPVIVRDYPKF, from the exons ATGGCCGCCGCCGCCTTTGCGCCACCCTCTTCTTCTCTCCGCCTCCGCTTCCTCTCCTTCTACCCCATCAGACCAATTCTCCCCCACTCCAAACCTCCTATTTTCCCGCCATTTCTTCCCCGGCCCTTCCCGCCCTCCGCCCCTCCGCGCCGCTCCTTCTGCACCGTCGTCGCCGCAGCTCTCCACTCCGGCGGCGCCGCCGAGAGGACCAAGCCGGAAATCTCGGAAAAGTGGAAGGACAGAGTTGGCGAGTTCAGGAAGAAGCTCAAGGTCGCTGATATCAAGGGCGGCCCTGATGAAGGGCTCGACCGGCTGGGCCAGACTCTGGTGGTCACCGGCTGGGTTCGGACTCTTCGCGTCCAAAGCAGTGTCACCTTCATCGAG GTTAACGATGGGTCATGCCTCTCGAATATGCAATGTGTAATGGGTTCAGATGCTGAAGGCTATGATCAG GTAGAATCTGGCTCAATCACAACTGGTGCTTCGGTATGGGTGCAAGGCGTTGTAGCTACTAGCCAAGGATCAAAACAAAAAGTGGAATTGAAGGTCAAGAAAATTGTTATG ATTGGAAAGAGTGATCCTTCTTATCCTATCCAAAAGAAAAGGGTCAGCAGAGAATTTCTGAGAACGAAAGCTCATCTTCGGCCAAGAACAAATACTTTTGGTGCG GTTGCAAGAGTGAGAAATGCTTTGGCTTATGCTACTCACAACTTTTTCCAAGAAAATGGATTTGTGTGGGTCTCAAGTCCCATTATTACTGGTTCAGATTGTGAAGGAGCAGGTGAACAATTCTGTGTAACTACTCTG ATTCCAAGCTCCAATGAAGTATCTGATTCTCCTATCGATGGTATACCAAAAAAGGAGGATGGCCGAGTTGATTGGTCACAA GATTTCTTTGGGAAACCAGCATTCTTAACTGTCTCTGGCCAACTCAATGCTGAAACATATGCAACTGCTCTTTCTGat GTTTATACATTTGGTCCCACATTTAGGGCCGAAAATTCAAACACATCAAGGCACCTTGCTGAATTCTGG ATGATTGAGCCTGAGCTTGCATTTGCTGATCTGAATGATGACATGGCCTGTGCAACTGCCTATCTCCAGTATGTA GTGAGACATGTCCTCGATAATTGCAAAGAAGACATGGATTTTTTTAATACTTGGATTGAGAAAGGAATCATCGATCGATTGACT GATGTAGCTGAGAAAGACTTTGTGCAGTTGACGTATACTGATGCAGTTGAACTTCTTcttaaaacaaagaagaaatttGAATTCCCA
- the LOC112188550 gene encoding uncharacterized protein LOC112188550, with amino-acid sequence MDSLEERVSVFYHENSDEYDHNSSDYEFDDDAGDSDAKRQRILYWESQQALLQEILERSRLTGSKLRQEVREITEKARSEQRDLCRCHKPNVDACNNCLRHGIVNSLCDKGFKASLCISKWSETKKIPGGTHEYIEVTGNTSTSRTKQLFYVVELEFGDQFEIAKACNEYRNLVRMLPQTYVGKADYLKAIVRIVCDAAKRSMKESRMHMGPWRKRGFMLMKWSASIERLASVESVSTSNRYNVQSLLSSERAHASSYRYFAAPTVVVT; translated from the exons atggacAGCCTTGAAGAGAGAGTTTCTGTGTTTTACCATGAAAATTCCGATGAATATGATCATAATTCCTCCGATTATGAATTCGATGATGACGCTGGCGATTCTGATGCCAAACGACAGAGGATCTTGTACTGGGAATCACAACAAGCTTTGCTTCAG GAGATTTTAGAACGAAGCAGATTAACCGGATCAAAGTTGCGGCAAGAGGTTCGCGAAATCACAGAGAAAGCGAGATCAGAGCAAAGAGATTTGTGTCGATGCCACAAACCTAATGTTGATGCATGCAACAACTGCTTGCGACATGGAATCGTCAACTCGCTTTGCGATAAAGGATTTAAAGCCTCTCTATGCATATCAAAATGGTCCGAAACCAAAAAAATTCCAGGAG GGACTCATGAGTACATCGAAGTCACTGGAAACACGTCCACAAGCCGAACAAAGCAACTTTTCTATGTAGTTGAACTGGAATTTGGTGATCAATTCGAGATTGCAAAAGCATGCAATGAGTACCGAAATCTCGTAAGGATGTTACCACAAACTTATGTAGGAAAAGCTGACTACCTCAAGGCCATTGTTCGAATTGTATGCGATGCAGCCAAGCGATCAATGAAGGAAAGCAGAATGCATATGGGTCCGTGGCGAAAGAGAGGCTTCATGCTAATGAAATGGTCGGCTTCCATTGAGAGGTTGGCTTCTGTTGAATCGGTATCAACATCAAATAGATATAACGTGCAATCATTACTTTCATCAGAGAGAGCGCATGCATCATCTTATAGATACTTTGCAGCTCCAACTGTAGTAGTCACGTAA